One stretch of Balneola sp. MJW-20 DNA includes these proteins:
- a CDS encoding ExbD/TolR family protein, with amino-acid sequence MLLKKRQRESGEINGSSMADIAFLLLIFFLVTTTINVDTGIGLVLPPPLDPEVEPPPIKERNLMKILVNAEGLVLMDDQPASLTEVKDKLVEFIKNPTADPNLAETPQLAIVSIKTVRQTPYRIYIDMLDEVMGAYRELRDEASLANYGVPYGSLEDESEQQQQVQDLYPKKISIAEPDQE; translated from the coding sequence ATGCTGTTAAAGAAAAGACAAAGAGAAAGCGGAGAGATAAACGGTTCTTCAATGGCCGATATCGCTTTTCTTCTGCTGATCTTCTTCCTGGTTACCACCACGATCAATGTGGACACCGGGATAGGTCTGGTGTTGCCACCTCCTCTTGATCCGGAGGTAGAACCACCACCCATCAAGGAGAGAAACCTGATGAAGATCCTAGTGAATGCAGAGGGGCTCGTTCTGATGGACGACCAGCCTGCATCACTTACAGAGGTAAAAGACAAGCTGGTAGAATTCATTAAGAATCCAACTGCTGACCCAAATCTTGCTGAAACCCCACAATTGGCTATCGTTTCTATTAAAACGGTTCGACAAACCCCTTATCGAATTTATATAGATATGCTCGATGAGGTAATGGGTGCTTATCGCGAATTGAGAGATGAAGCATCTTTGGCAAATTACGGTGTACCTTACGGTTCACTGGAGGATGAGTCAGAGCAGCAACAGCAGGTTCAGGATCTCTACCCGAAGAAAATTTCAATCGCTGAACCGGATCAGGAATAA
- a CDS encoding MotA/TolQ/ExbB proton channel family protein, which yields MISSIALFLLQAQAEEGFFNLIVQKFNEGNDGGWMWPVLVTLILGLAIFLERIITLNLADINTRKFIVNVQEALQDGGVEAAEELCAQTRGPVASVFQAGLMRSHEGIEAAEKAISAYGSIEMSFLERGLVWLSLFIAIAPLFGFLGTVVGMIAAFDDIEAAADISPSIVAGGIKTALLTTAGGLIAGIILQIGYNYCVSKIDRLIAEMEESSITLIDSIILLKEGKPLINTGDTEA from the coding sequence ATGATATCGTCGATTGCTCTTTTTCTTCTTCAGGCACAAGCTGAAGAAGGTTTTTTCAACCTCATTGTTCAAAAATTTAACGAAGGTAATGACGGCGGATGGATGTGGCCAGTACTGGTTACTCTGATCCTGGGTTTGGCTATCTTCCTCGAAAGAATCATCACCCTGAACCTTGCCGACATCAATACCCGGAAATTCATTGTTAACGTACAAGAAGCTCTTCAGGATGGTGGTGTTGAAGCCGCTGAAGAACTTTGTGCTCAAACACGTGGTCCTGTTGCTTCCGTATTTCAGGCTGGCCTGATGCGATCTCACGAAGGTATTGAAGCCGCCGAAAAAGCGATCTCTGCTTATGGCTCTATTGAAATGAGCTTCCTCGAAAGAGGTCTGGTATGGCTGTCACTCTTTATCGCTATTGCACCTCTCTTCGGATTCCTTGGAACCGTAGTAGGTATGATCGCGGCATTCGATGATATTGAAGCAGCTGCTGATATTTCCCCAAGTATTGTAGCGGGTGGTATTAAAACAGCCCTTCTGACCACAGCCGGTGGACTTATTGCAGGTATTATTCTGCAGATCGGTTACAACTATTGTGTTTCTAAGATCGACCGTCTGATCGCTGAAATGGAAGAGAGTTCAATCACTCTTATCGATTCAATTATTCTTCTTAAAGAAGGTAAGCCGCTGATCAACACTGGCGATACTGAAGCATAA